One stretch of Thermanaerosceptrum fracticalcis DNA includes these proteins:
- a CDS encoding TAXI family TRAP transporter solute-binding subunit encodes MNKKVVALVLCVFMFAALATGCGESKKFVNIATGGTTGTYFPLGGALADIWNKNIKGMNATAQSTGASVANVNLLRDGKVEVIFVQNDIAYYAANGTESFKDKKYEEIRGFATLYPENIQIVTRADKGINTLADLKGKKIAVGAAGSGTEANARQILEAAGITYNDITVQYLSFGEAANNLKDGNIDAAFVTAGYPTAAISDIAAQHKIVLIPVDDATADKLIQKYPFYAKDTIPANTYKDQTTEVKGVAVMAMLAVSSKMDEKTAYSLIKTMYENQERLKAAHAKGALIKPETGKKGMGIKLHPGAEKFFNEQKK; translated from the coding sequence ATGAACAAAAAAGTTGTTGCTCTTGTCTTATGTGTTTTCATGTTTGCAGCACTGGCAACCGGTTGCGGTGAAAGTAAAAAATTTGTAAACATCGCTACCGGTGGAACCACAGGTACTTATTTCCCCTTAGGTGGAGCTTTGGCTGATATCTGGAACAAAAATATTAAAGGTATGAATGCTACTGCGCAAAGTACCGGTGCCTCTGTAGCCAACGTTAACCTCTTAAGAGACGGTAAAGTAGAAGTTATTTTTGTACAAAACGACATCGCTTACTATGCCGCTAACGGGACAGAATCCTTTAAAGACAAGAAGTATGAAGAAATCAGAGGTTTTGCTACCCTGTATCCCGAAAATATCCAAATCGTAACCAGGGCTGACAAAGGGATTAACACTTTAGCTGATCTCAAAGGTAAGAAAATCGCCGTAGGCGCTGCCGGAAGCGGTACAGAAGCCAATGCCCGTCAAATTCTTGAAGCCGCCGGTATTACTTATAACGATATCACTGTGCAGTACCTCTCCTTCGGTGAAGCAGCCAACAACCTGAAGGACGGTAACATCGACGCCGCCTTCGTAACCGCCGGTTATCCCACCGCCGCTATCTCCGACATCGCCGCTCAGCATAAAATTGTTTTAATCCCTGTTGATGATGCTACTGCCGATAAACTCATCCAAAAATATCCTTTCTATGCCAAAGATACTATCCCCGCCAACACTTATAAAGACCAGACCACAGAAGTGAAAGGCGTCGCCGTTATGGCTATGCTGGCTGTAAGTTCCAAAATGGATGAGAAAACAGCATACAGCCTCATTAAAACTATGTATGAAAATCAAGAAAGATTAAAAGCAGCCCATGCCAAAGGCGCTCTCATCAAACCGGAAACCGGTAAAAAAGGTATGGGGATTAAACTCCATCCTGGTGCAGAAAAGTTCTTTAACGAGCAAAAGAAATAG
- a CDS encoding DUF1850 domain-containing protein, whose protein sequence is MEKDTVLTIRDVEHKIEKELSVPGKEFTLIYTHSVHKTPVYETFIISKDNRFILKEVRYSSLGVGMPFTDEGGVFTNENGQFVLRFDRTLQAIPIRVSPIPDHAIQIDNATYPLLAFAKPESLLEIRAKQKLVLKNINYVDKGAKKWLTTSN, encoded by the coding sequence ATGGAAAAAGATACAGTATTGACGATTCGCGATGTGGAACACAAAATAGAAAAGGAACTTTCTGTACCCGGAAAAGAGTTTACCTTGATTTACACACACTCGGTGCATAAAACCCCTGTCTATGAAACTTTTATCATTAGTAAGGATAACCGCTTCATTTTAAAAGAAGTACGCTACTCTTCCCTGGGAGTAGGTATGCCTTTTACCGATGAAGGCGGTGTCTTTACCAACGAAAACGGGCAATTTGTTTTACGCTTCGACCGGACCTTACAAGCTATTCCTATCAGGGTTTCGCCAATACCTGACCACGCTATTCAAATAGATAATGCAACATATCCCCTGCTGGCTTTTGCAAAACCGGAAAGTCTCCTGGAAATCAGGGCCAAGCAAAAATTGGTCTTAAAAAACATTAATTACGTAGATAAAGGGGCGAAAAAATGGCTGACAACCTCAAATTAG